ATTTAATAACGGTGACGCAGGAGCTAGTGAAGTAGCTGGACTTGCGCCAGATACTTACTACCTACAAATCACTAATACAGCCGCTGCGAATGGTACGGGTTGTACGCAACCTGCTGCTGACTTTATCGAATTCATCATCGAAGATGAAACCGTCAATCCAATAATCAATCTTGCAACGAGTATTATTGAGGATACCTTCTGCGATAATACAGGTAATGTTGGAGATGGTGAAATCTCCATATCGATTGTTGATGAAGGTGTTGCGGCTACCTCAGCAGATTACACAATTACATGGTATAGAGGAGCTGTTCTTGCTGCAAATGAAATATACCCTGTTGATGGAGGCACTAGAGGATCTGCTACTATCAATGCTACATCAACTATACTCTCTGATTTAGCTACGGGTGATTACAGCGTAGTTGTAACAAAAGATCTTGGAGATACTCCAGTAACTGGCAATGAGGGCTGTACTGCAACAGCCGCATTTAATGTCGGATCTATGGATAATATACCAACGATTGATGTTGTCGCAATCCAAGCTAGAACAGAGCCTGATACATTATGTGTTGGTAATAGCGGAACATTAATCATTAATGATGTGGATGTTTCCTCTAGTGACTTAACAGATTTCGAAATACGCATATTTACTGGAGCTGTAGGTGTTGGCGAATTGGTAGGATCTCCTTATACGAACATTGCTGCAACTTCTATTTCTTACACGGATCTAGCAGCTAATGATTACTTCATCACAGCTGAAAACACGACAACAGGATGTTTGGCAGCTACTGCAATAATCAATGTGAAGGATTCCGTAAGAAATCCAGTTGTTACATTAGTTTCTGTTAAACCTGATGAAAATTGTGGTGGCCCTAATAGTGTTGGAGGATTAGAAGTGCTGGTAGATGGAATCTATGATCATACAAATCAAGCCTTCTTAACATTCTTATGGATAGATGTTGCCTCAGGTAATGATGTGAACACTGAATTCGGTGTAACAGAAAATGAAGCAGTTCTAGCTGGTGTTCCTGCTGGGGATTATACAGTAACCGTAACTAATACGAATACAAGCTGCTTCATTACCAGAACTTATTCCGTTCCAAATGAACCAGTGTTCCCTTCTATTACAAATTCAGAAGTGAATAACAAAACATTCTGCTTTGACAATGGATCTTTTGTCTTACTTGAAATCATCCAAGATGGAATAACCTTTGACGAAGCTGCCATGGATGCCGGTGACTTTACCCTTGAGGTGTTTACCGATCCTGGAAATGTTTCTCAAGGGACTGTTAGTACTTCGCCATATGAGATCACAGGTTTAGCAGCTGGAGACTTTTATGCTGTAGCTACAAATAATGACAGTGGGTGTCCTTCAGCAAATGTGGACTTTACCATTGCGGATAATCCATTCTTCCCTGAAATACTTATTACGATAGATGCAGCGGATTCTACTTGTGCACCTGGAAGTACTCCAAATGGTACACTTTCAGCTCTTGCTGATGGTCAGGATCATACGAACCCTGATTACACTTTCCAATGGTATTTTGGTGCAGCAGCTGATATAGGTGGTTCTGCAGTTCTTCTTACTGGAGTCCCATTAGCCAACGGATCAGTTCCTGTAGGTTTTGATGAAGGTACAATCTCTGGATTGGCGGCTGGTCTATATAGCGTCGAAGTATCTCAAGCATCTTCGGGATGTACAAGTACTGCTCAAATCACTGTACCAAATGTGCCAATCGAAGTAGAGATTATCTCTGTTGATGTTACAAATGCAACAAATTGTACTCCTGCAAATGGAATTATAGATGTTACAGCTGTTGAAAGAAGTAACAACCCTGATAATCTTGCGGACTATTCATTTGCGTTTTATGATGAAAATCCAAATAATGCTGGAGCGACTCCAGTATTTACTGTACCAACTGATGGAGCAGTATTTAATCAGGCATCAGGAGGTACTACTTACTTTATCGTCGGGACTAATACGGTAATTAATTGTACTACACCAATATTCCAAGTGGAAGTTGGTGATGACTCATCATTCCCTGAGGTAGCAAATGTTGAATCTACACAACAAACAAATTGCGATCCTGCTAATCCTAATGGAACGATGACCATTTTAATAGACGATCCATTGACTATAGTATTTGATGAAATAATACCATCAGCTCCTGACTACACAGTTCAATGGTATTTTGGAACAGGTACAGCAAACACCTTAGATGATGCAGATATTGGTTCTTTTGGCACTCTTACTGGTGAAACAACAGCTACGGTATCAGGATTACCTGCTGGCACATATACTTTTGAAGTGACGAATACTGGTACAGGTTGTTCCGTTGTAGAAACTGTAACACTGCCAGATGAAGAGCGTACTGATTATCCTTTAAGACTATCTAAAGAGGATAATAAGAGTTGTTTAGCACCTGATGGGTCAGTTACCGCTTCAGTGATTTTTGGACAAAATCAGAATTATGACTTCTATTGGTATAACGGAATCGTAAGCGCTCCTGATTCTACTATTGCTGACTTTACAGGAAATAGCCAAGAAGGTTTACCTTCTGGAGATTACACTGTACTTGTTGTTGAAAAAAGTGACCGTTTCTGCCAGTCAGTTGACAATATTTCAGTGCTGGATCAAAACAATACAAATGCACTTAATTATGATTTGATTACTCAAAATGTGACTGTATGTTTTGATACCAAGGATGGTTATGCTGAAGTTGTATTGAGAGGTTCTGACTCTTTAAGATCTATTTCTATTCAATGGTTTGATCCTTTAGGAGCTCTTATTGGCAATGCTAATACTATAAATGACCTTGACGCTGGCGCTTATAGATTAGTGCTTACCGACGCGGTTACAGGGTGTACAACAACAGAAATATTCGACATACTAGATGAATCAGTTCAACCAAATGATCCTTTTGTACTCGTAAACAATGGCAGGAACAATTGTTCTTTTGCTAATGGTAGTGCATTAGCTAACGTGGATGGAGTAACTAATAACTTCCTGTTTGAATGGTTCGATCCATTGGATATGTCTAATCCATATGCTACCGGATCTGAGGTGTTTAATCTAGATACGACTACCTATCTGGTAAGAGCTACTAACTTATCAACAGGTTGTACATCAGGATTTACTCCAGTGGAGATAGGCTATGAAGTGATAGATCCAGAATTTGAAGTTGAGTTTAATAATTCAGTATGTCTACGAACAGAAGATGGAGCAACTAATCAATTTACAGGTACTGCTATCATTCGCTTTGCGGAATTTAATCTTGCAACAGAGTATGAATGGAGAGATGAAAGTGGAACAGTCGTAGGAAATGAATCAAGACTAATTGATGCATATCCAGGAAATTATACTGTAACCTTTACTGCTGAAAATGGATGTACTTATGAGTCATCATTCTCAATTGAGACCTCTCTTACTATCTATAATGGAGTTTCTGCAAATTCAGATGGCAAGAATGATTTCTTCTTAATCGATTGTATTGATTATTTCCCGAATAACAATGTTAAAATCTTCAATCGAGCAGGACAAAGAATCTACGAAAGTGATGGGTATGACAATACTTCAACAAGATTCGAAGGATTTAGTAATGTTGGAAATGGTGGATTGAAATTGCCACCAGGCACCTACTTCTACATTGTAGAATTAGGAAATGGCGAAGAGCCAGTTCAAGGTTTTGTAGAATTAGTTAGGTAATTTTAAGAAAAGATGAAAAAAGCGATCATATCCTTCTTTCTATTGACTACTGTTTGTTGTTTAGCATTTGCTCAACAAAGACCAGTAATGTCTACTTATATGTTCAATGGATTAGCATTAAACCCGGCCTATGCTGGTAGTTTGAATGTTTTGAGTGCCAGTTTTTTACACAGGAAGCAGTGGATTAATGTCGAAGGTGCCCCTGTATCTAATATACTATCAGCACATAGTTCATTTTATGGCAATCAGATTGGCTTGGGGTTTCAAGCATCAAAAGATGTCATTGGAGTGCATTCAGAAACTGCACTTTACCTAAGTGGTGCATATAAAATAAAAACTGGTGCTGGTATACTTGCCATGGGTTTATCAGGAGGTTTCGATAATCGTAGATCTGATTTTTCTCAATTAAATATACTTAATGAAGATGATCAACTTCTTATAGGTACCCCATCTCGATTTACACCTAATTTTGGAACCGGAATTTATTTTGCAAATCCAAAAATGTACGCGGGTATTTCGGTACCATTTATTCTTGAGAATAGTCTTTATCAAGTCCAAGCCGATGGAACAACGTCTGAGGGTAAGGAAAGTAGGTATTATTATGCGACTGGAGGTATCATATTAGATATTAATCAAAATGTAAAATTTAGCCCTTCGGCATTAATTAGGTATCAAGAACAAAGCAGAGTAGGCTGGGATTTGAATGCTACAATAATATTTGATGGAATAGCGTATGCTGGAGTTTCTTACAGAAGTGGTGATGCACTGGTGTTCTTAACTCAATTAATCTTGAATGAGAATTTTAGAGTAGGATATGCATACGATGCTAACGTCAATGCATTAAACAATCAGTCTAGAGGAACACACGAGATTTTGCTTAACTATAGAGTCAAGCTCAGAAACTATAAGAAAGACCCGCAATGTCCCGTTTACTTCTGACCATCTTTACTCAAATCAGCAAGTAGCGAATTAACTAGCGAAAGCACCAAACTAAAAATAAGGGCCCACCAAAAGCTATCTACTACAAAACCAGGAACAATAGACCCTGCCAGCAAGATAATTAGTCCGTTGATTACAAGAAGAAAAAGTCCCAATGTAAGAACTGTAATTGGGATTGTGAGGATAATCAATAGTGGCTTTATCGTCACATTTAGTAAGGAAATAAGTACAGCTATGATGATCGCTGTAATAAAATCTTCTACATAAACTCCTGGAAGTAAATATGATGCTATGATTACTGCTATTGACGATAAAAGTATTTTAACAAAAATATTCATGATTCTTGATTTTTAAACCAGCTTGCATACATAGAATAGTTCCCTGCAATTCTACTCAGCATTTCTTTATTTTCCTCATCCATCGTTTTAAGTTTCTTTCCCGGGATGCCACCGTAGACTGAATTCTCATCTACTACAGTACCTGCCAGAACCACGGTTCCAGCTCCTATGATAGATCCAGATTTAATTATTACATTGTCCAAAATTATTGCTCCAATTCCAATGAGGACATTATCCTCAATGGTACATCCATGGATTACAGCATTATGGCCAATAGAAACACTATTTCCGATTGTAGTTCCTGATTTTTCATAAGTCCCATGTATCGTCACATTGTCTTGAATATTGGAATTATTTCCCACTTTGATGAAATTGACGTCCCCTCTTACCACAGCACCAAACCAGACAGTACACCCCTCTCCTAATTCAACTTCTCCAACTAAAGTACTATTTGGCGCCAGCCAGCAATCCTTACCGATAATTGGGGCATACCCCCTCACTTCCTGAATATGAGCCATTTTTTTCTTTTAAAGCTATTAATAAAATCAATAGTTAAAGTGCTGACAAAATGTCATTTCCATTCATATCTTTGCGTCATGCAAGGATTGATAGCAGATATAGATTTACTGGAAGAAGAACAGAAGCAGGCTGAATCATGCGATTTTAAGACAACTGAAGATGATAACATAGTTACAAAAAGAAAGCTATACATTGAAAGTTATGGTTGTCAAATGAACTTCTCAGACAGTGAAATTGTAACTTCTATTCTAAAAGATGAGGGTTTTGGTACCACTTCCTCACCCGAACATGCAGATGTCATACTTATAAACACCTGCTCAATACGTGACAAAGCAGAGCAGACAGTTCGTAAGAGACTTGAATTTTTCAATGCCGTTAAGAAAAAAAATAGGAACGTTACAGTTGGGGTATTAGGATGTATGGCCGAGCGACTTAAATCCCAGCTTCTAGAAGAAGAAAAAATTGTAGACTTAGTTTTAGGACCTGATGCTTACAGAGATTTACCAAAATTAGTAAAGCAAGCAGAGAATGGCGAAAAAGGAATTAATACATTCCTATCCAAAGAAGAGACTTATGCAGACATTTCTCCTGTAAGGTTAAATTCAAACGGGGTATCAGCTCTTATATCAATCATGCGTGGGTGTGATAATATGTGTTCATTTTGTGTGGTTCCGTTCACACGTGGTAGAGAGAGAAGTAGAGATCCTCATTCAATTGTAAAAGAAGCTCAAGATTTATTCGATAAAGGTTACCGGGAAGTTTCTCTTTTAGGACAGAATGTAGATTCCTACAAATGGTCTCCTGAAGAAAACAACAAGGCTAGGTTAGACAAAAAAAATGATTCAAAGGAGATTGTCAATTTTGCCAACCTAATGGAAATGGTCGCCAAAGTAAGTCCTGATTTAAGAGTTCGATTTTCGACATCTCATCCAAAAGACATTACTGATGAAGTGCTACACACCATTAAGAAGTATAAAAATATTTGTAATTATATACATCTACCGGCCCAAAGCGGAAACTCGCGCATTCTGGAGTTAATGAACAGAACGTATGATCGTCATTGGTATATCAACAGAGTGGATGCTATACGGAGCATATTAGGTACAGAATGTGGTATAAGCTCAGATATGATTGCAGGTTTTTGCTCCGAAACGGAAGAAGAACATCAAGACACGCTCACTTTGATGGACTATGTGAAATTTGATTTCTCATATATGTACTTCTACTCTGAAAGACCCGGAACCCTAGCGGCAAAAAAGTTTGAAGATGATGTACCGCTTGAAGTCAAAAAAAGAAGACTGCAAGAGATAATAGATAAGCAACAAGAGGTTTCCTTAGAAAGAAACCAATTGGATATTGGGAAAGAATTTGAAGTTCTTATCGAAGGAAAAAGTAAACGTTCAAATGAGAAAATGCAGGGTCGAAATTCTGCAAATAAGGTTGTTATTTTTGAAGCAGACTTACCTAAAGGTAGCCTTGCAACCGTTAAAATTATAGACTGTACTCCCGCTACATTATTTGGAGAATTAGTATGAATTTTAAAATAGATTCCGAAGTTCAGGCAATAAAACAGCGTTTTGAAATTGTTGGTAATGCTACCAAACTGAACAATGCTATTCGCGTTGCTATGCAAGTAGCTCCTACTGATATGAGTGTTCTCATTACCGGCGAAAGTGGAGCCGGGAAAGAATCTTTTTCTAAGATAATTCATAGCTTATCTCATAGGAAGCATGGACAATTTATCGCCATAAATTGCGGAGCTATTCCTGAAGGAACTATTGATTCAGAGCTTTTCGGTCATGAAAAAGGTGCTTTCACTGGCGCTACGGGAGATCGAAAAGGATATTTCGAAGTAACTGACAGTGGCACAATCTTTCTTGATGAGATTGGTGAGATGCCACAAAATACCCAAGCAAGGCTGTTACGTGTACTAGAAAACGGAGAATTTATAAAAGTTGGTTCCTCAAAAGTCCAGAAAACGGATGTTAGAGTCATTGCTGCTACCAATGTCAATCTTTTGGAAGCAGTCCATAAAGGGAAGTTCAGAGAAGATCTCTATTACCGCTTAAGTACCGTGCCTATATATGTACCTGCATTACGGGAGCGTGAAGAAGACGTAGTACTGCTTTTCAAAAAATTCGCTTATGATTTTTCAGAAAATTATAAAACTGAGCCTATCAAGCTTTCTGAAGAAGCTAAGGCCTATTTAAAAGCACATCGTTTCCCTGGTAATATTAGACAATTGAAAAATCTAGTGGAGCAAATCAGTGTATTGAGTGTTGAGCGTGGAATTTCGCTAGAGCAACTTCAGTCTTACTTACCTAGAACTGGGAGCAATCTCCCTGCATTAGTTGAAAAAGAAAGCGATAAAGATAGTTTTAGTGAAAGAGACATTCTTTATAAAGTTCTATTCGATATGAAATCGGATATGGCCGAATTAAAGAAGTTAGTTTTTAAGATGTTGGATGGAAATGATGATGACAAAGAAATTCTAGAAGATCATAAAACGCTCTTTCAAAATATTGATTCATCTCATAACCGACTGGATGAATACAAGCAAGAGACAGATATCGAGGAACCGAGTGAGCCAACATTAGTAATCGCATCAAATCAAGATGAATATGATTCTGAAGTGGAAGATATTACTCATGAGATGGAATATGAAGACTCATTATCATTGGAAAAAAAGGAAAAAGAACTGATTATTAGAGCTCTTCGAAAAAATAAGAACAAAAGAAAATATGCCGCTGAGGATCTTGGGATTTCGGAACGAACTTTGTATAGAAAGATAAAGCAATATGAACTTGAAGACCTTTAGCCTTTTCTTTTTACTCTTGAGCGCTGGATTAAGTAGCGGATGTGGTGTCTATTCTTTTACCGGTGCATCTATCTCTCCTGATGTGAAAACAATATCAATTCAAACTTTTTATAATAATGCTCCTCTTGGACCCTCAACTATGAGCGCATTATTTACTGAAAATATCAAAGATTATTTTCAACAAAATACGAGCCTTGAACTGACGGATGTTAATGGAGATTTACAGATTGATGGATTTATCTCTAATTATACCATAACTCCTGTAGCTGCAACAGCTGGCAGCCAAGGACAAGCTGATTTTTCTGCCTTATCTCGTATTACTATAACAATTTCTGCGTCTTATGTGAATGTAAATGATCCTACTTTCGACTTTGACAGAACCTTTTCTTTTTTTAGAGACTTTGATAATTCAATCAATTTGCCAGCTAATGAAGAAGCTTTTGTAGAAGAGATATTCGACCAAATAGTTTTAGATATATTCAACGCATCAGTTGCAAATTGGTGATTTTGCTTAATTTTAGCTTAAACACCGTCATCTACACTTGTGAATAAAACTGAGTTAATCACTTATCTAAGAGATCCAGAGCAGCTTTCTCCCAATCAATTAGCTGAATTGGAGAAGATTGTGGATGATAATCCATACTTTCTGAGTGCACGACTTTTGCTCGCAAAAGCAAGTAAAGAACAACAACATCCTAAAACTAAAAAATTTGTTGCCTCTGCAGCTATTTATTCAACAGATAGAATACTATTAAAGAAGTATCTCAACGGTAATCTTTTCTTTCTTCACGAGCCTGCAAAACCAGAAGAAGAAAATACATCGGTTGGAGTTAAGGAAATATCAACTGAAAAGCAAGAGACAAAAAGTAGAATACCTCAATCAAAAGAAACAACTACTAAAAAACCACTATCCTCTGCAACCTCTGAAAAAGTAGAAAAGATTGAACCAGTTTCTAAAATCGAAAAAGAAGCTCCTGTTGAAACTCGAAAGAAAGTTTCAATCACACCTCCTTCAACCAAAAAAACTACTGAAAAGACGCTCGCAAGTTTACCTACTGAATCTAAAGTCAAACCTACACCTGAAATCCCTGAACTACCCAGTGGTGAACTAGACTCTATTCTTGAAGAACTTCAGAGGGATATGAATAATCTGAAATCTTCAAGAGAGAAGTTTGCAGAAGTACAACAAAAAATTGAGGAAGACGATGCGGTTTCTGCAGCATTAGAAAAAGCTTCCGCTAAACCTAGCTTTGAATTAGAAACTACAAAAGAAAAAGTTCCAGAATCGGAGGAAATTGTAGAAGAGAAAAAAACTTCTCAAGAAATAACGGAACAAGTTTTAGAAGCAGCTAAAAAAGCTAAAGAGGAAGTAGCTAAGGAAGATAGAGAAGCTAATGAAGTAGAGGATGTAATCGTTGAGAAAGTGGAAGAGGTGGTTAAACCTCTTGAAGAAAGCAAAAAGACAGAAGAACCTGCTGAAACGCTTGAAAGCGACTCACCCTCTACTAGTACGCCTAAAAAAGATCCTCCTGCTAAAGAAGATTCTCCAAAAGATGAGAAAGATAGTGAACGAGCAGAACGAGTCATACGAGAACCTCGCTTTTCCCGATCTTCTAGTAGAAGTTATTTAACACCATCAAAAGAAGTTGATTCATCAAAATTATTAGATGAAGACAAGAAAGCAGAAGAAGTCAAGCCAAAGAAAGAAATAAGTTCAGCTACGAAAGTACCAGATATCTCTAAAGCAAAACCTGTAGCAAAAAAAGACAGAAAGAAACCAGAGCCGGAAAAAGTCAAGAAGTCTGAAAAGAAGCCTGTCTCTAAAACAACTACTAGTAAACCGGTTACTAAAAAGAGTACCGCTAAGAAAACTGTAACAAAAAAAACTTCCACAAAGAAAGATTCAACTAGCAAAGCATCTAAGGCCAAAACTTCAAATAAATCAAAAGCACCAAAAAATAAAGAGGAGAAAAATGATGACGATAAAGCTGGCCCAAAATCGCAGCAGGACATCATAGATAAGTTCATCAAAGAGTCTCCTTCTATTAAATATCAACGTAAAGAAGATTTTACTCCACAGGATTTAGCGGAGGATAGTTCGGTTTGGGATCCTCATCTAGCATCTGAATATTTAGCAGAAATCTATTTGCATCAGGGTAATAAAAAACGTGCCATCGAAATCTATGATGCATTAAGCTTGAAATATCCAGAAAAAAAATCTTACTTTGCGGACTTAATTTCAAAAATTGGATAAATGTACGGTATAGTAGTAACCCTTATTGTCATCATAGCTGTGTTGTTGATTCTTGTTGTTTTGGCACAAAACCCTAAAGGTGGTGGTCTTTCAAGTCAATTTGGAGGATCAGGAACTACTCAACTCATGGGTGTAAAAAAGACAGGTGATTTGCTTGAAAAGCTTACATGGGGCTTTGCGATAACGCTTCTTGTCCTATCGGTAGCCTCTAATTTTGTTCAACCGGAGGTGAATCAAGATGTTTTGTCTAGCCCGAACATAGATAACGCTCAAAACTCTATTGTTCCTCCTGCTATTCAACCAACAGATGCTACAAACTCATCTGGTTTAGAAGACCTTACAGAAA
The sequence above is drawn from the Marinobacter alexandrii genome and encodes:
- a CDS encoding sigma-54 dependent transcriptional regulator, which encodes MNFKIDSEVQAIKQRFEIVGNATKLNNAIRVAMQVAPTDMSVLITGESGAGKESFSKIIHSLSHRKHGQFIAINCGAIPEGTIDSELFGHEKGAFTGATGDRKGYFEVTDSGTIFLDEIGEMPQNTQARLLRVLENGEFIKVGSSKVQKTDVRVIAATNVNLLEAVHKGKFREDLYYRLSTVPIYVPALREREEDVVLLFKKFAYDFSENYKTEPIKLSEEAKAYLKAHRFPGNIRQLKNLVEQISVLSVERGISLEQLQSYLPRTGSNLPALVEKESDKDSFSERDILYKVLFDMKSDMAELKKLVFKMLDGNDDDKEILEDHKTLFQNIDSSHNRLDEYKQETDIEEPSEPTLVIASNQDEYDSEVEDITHEMEYEDSLSLEKKEKELIIRALRKNKNKRKYAAEDLGISERTLYRKIKQYELEDL
- a CDS encoding gamma carbonic anhydrase family protein, whose translation is MAHIQEVRGYAPIIGKDCWLAPNSTLVGEVELGEGCTVWFGAVVRGDVNFIKVGNNSNIQDNVTIHGTYEKSGTTIGNSVSIGHNAVIHGCTIEDNVLIGIGAIILDNVIIKSGSIIGAGTVVLAGTVVDENSVYGGIPGKKLKTMDEENKEMLSRIAGNYSMYASWFKNQES
- the secG gene encoding preprotein translocase subunit SecG is translated as MYGIVVTLIVIIAVLLILVVLAQNPKGGGLSSQFGGSGTTQLMGVKKTGDLLEKLTWGFAITLLVLSVASNFVQPEVNQDVLSSPNIDNAQNSIVPPAIQPTDATNSSGLEDLTESSTTTDSTEN
- a CDS encoding phage holin family protein, with the translated sequence MNIFVKILLSSIAVIIASYLLPGVYVEDFITAIIIAVLISLLNVTIKPLLIILTIPITVLTLGLFLLVINGLIILLAGSIVPGFVVDSFWWALIFSLVLSLVNSLLADLSKDGQK
- the miaB gene encoding tRNA (N6-isopentenyl adenosine(37)-C2)-methylthiotransferase MiaB, giving the protein MQGLIADIDLLEEEQKQAESCDFKTTEDDNIVTKRKLYIESYGCQMNFSDSEIVTSILKDEGFGTTSSPEHADVILINTCSIRDKAEQTVRKRLEFFNAVKKKNRNVTVGVLGCMAERLKSQLLEEEKIVDLVLGPDAYRDLPKLVKQAENGEKGINTFLSKEETYADISPVRLNSNGVSALISIMRGCDNMCSFCVVPFTRGRERSRDPHSIVKEAQDLFDKGYREVSLLGQNVDSYKWSPEENNKARLDKKNDSKEIVNFANLMEMVAKVSPDLRVRFSTSHPKDITDEVLHTIKKYKNICNYIHLPAQSGNSRILELMNRTYDRHWYINRVDAIRSILGTECGISSDMIAGFCSETEEEHQDTLTLMDYVKFDFSYMYFYSERPGTLAAKKFEDDVPLEVKKRRLQEIIDKQQEVSLERNQLDIGKEFEVLIEGKSKRSNEKMQGRNSANKVVIFEADLPKGSLATVKIIDCTPATLFGELV
- a CDS encoding gliding motility-associated C-terminal domain-containing protein, yielding FNNGDAGASEVAGLAPDTYYLQITNTAAANGTGCTQPAADFIEFIIEDETVNPIINLATSIIEDTFCDNTGNVGDGEISISIVDEGVAATSADYTITWYRGAVLAANEIYPVDGGTRGSATINATSTILSDLATGDYSVVVTKDLGDTPVTGNEGCTATAAFNVGSMDNIPTIDVVAIQARTEPDTLCVGNSGTLIINDVDVSSSDLTDFEIRIFTGAVGVGELVGSPYTNIAATSISYTDLAANDYFITAENTTTGCLAATAIINVKDSVRNPVVTLVSVKPDENCGGPNSVGGLEVLVDGIYDHTNQAFLTFLWIDVASGNDVNTEFGVTENEAVLAGVPAGDYTVTVTNTNTSCFITRTYSVPNEPVFPSITNSEVNNKTFCFDNGSFVLLEIIQDGITFDEAAMDAGDFTLEVFTDPGNVSQGTVSTSPYEITGLAAGDFYAVATNNDSGCPSANVDFTIADNPFFPEILITIDAADSTCAPGSTPNGTLSALADGQDHTNPDYTFQWYFGAAADIGGSAVLLTGVPLANGSVPVGFDEGTISGLAAGLYSVEVSQASSGCTSTAQITVPNVPIEVEIISVDVTNATNCTPANGIIDVTAVERSNNPDNLADYSFAFYDENPNNAGATPVFTVPTDGAVFNQASGGTTYFIVGTNTVINCTTPIFQVEVGDDSSFPEVANVESTQQTNCDPANPNGTMTILIDDPLTIVFDEIIPSAPDYTVQWYFGTGTANTLDDADIGSFGTLTGETTATVSGLPAGTYTFEVTNTGTGCSVVETVTLPDEERTDYPLRLSKEDNKSCLAPDGSVTASVIFGQNQNYDFYWYNGIVSAPDSTIADFTGNSQEGLPSGDYTVLVVEKSDRFCQSVDNISVLDQNNTNALNYDLITQNVTVCFDTKDGYAEVVLRGSDSLRSISIQWFDPLGALIGNANTINDLDAGAYRLVLTDAVTGCTTTEIFDILDESVQPNDPFVLVNNGRNNCSFANGSALANVDGVTNNFLFEWFDPLDMSNPYATGSEVFNLDTTTYLVRATNLSTGCTSGFTPVEIGYEVIDPEFEVEFNNSVCLRTEDGATNQFTGTAIIRFAEFNLATEYEWRDESGTVVGNESRLIDAYPGNYTVTFTAENGCTYESSFSIETSLTIYNGVSANSDGKNDFFLIDCIDYFPNNNVKIFNRAGQRIYESDGYDNTSTRFEGFSNVGNGGLKLPPGTYFYIVELGNGEEPVQGFVELVR
- the lptE gene encoding LPS assembly lipoprotein LptE, whose product is MNLKTFSLFFLLLSAGLSSGCGVYSFTGASISPDVKTISIQTFYNNAPLGPSTMSALFTENIKDYFQQNTSLELTDVNGDLQIDGFISNYTITPVAATAGSQGQADFSALSRITITISASYVNVNDPTFDFDRTFSFFRDFDNSINLPANEEAFVEEIFDQIVLDIFNASVANW
- a CDS encoding type IX secretion system membrane protein PorP/SprF, yielding MKKAIISFFLLTTVCCLAFAQQRPVMSTYMFNGLALNPAYAGSLNVLSASFLHRKQWINVEGAPVSNILSAHSSFYGNQIGLGFQASKDVIGVHSETALYLSGAYKIKTGAGILAMGLSGGFDNRRSDFSQLNILNEDDQLLIGTPSRFTPNFGTGIYFANPKMYAGISVPFILENSLYQVQADGTTSEGKESRYYYATGGIILDINQNVKFSPSALIRYQEQSRVGWDLNATIIFDGIAYAGVSYRSGDALVFLTQLILNENFRVGYAYDANVNALNNQSRGTHEILLNYRVKLRNYKKDPQCPVYF